One uncultured Alphaproteobacteria bacterium genomic region harbors:
- a CDS encoding putative Ferric-pseudobactin M114 receptor PbuA (Evidence 3 : Function proposed based on presence of conserved amino acid motif, structural feature or limited homology): protein MTFPSARSSWLVAGAAALLGGLAPAAAHAQAAPATQAQPGGFAIPAQPLGDALVAFGRQSGWQVAVDPALVAGRSAPAVSGALSPETALARLLDGSGLIWRRTADASVVVERVDAGGAMVLGQVSVQGQSTQVSPDPDATEGSRAYAVKRASVGQKAAVPLKEIPRQVTVIPHARIEEENLTRLEEAMQTATGVTLLPSDSGRGAIFLRGFELDTFSIDGLPSTVSSAYGTQPDLFMFDRVEVLRGPSGLFGGASEPGGTVNLARKRALAEPGGTAGASIGSWSSYRGEMDVTSALNAEKTVRGRLVAAYDSRESWVKTAGVDSKLVYGTVEVDLDPDTTLSIALSHDEKDKSPDAGLPAYASGAFLDVGRSSSVSPDWNRFDSTDSQGLIELQHRLASGGEIKAATRLVNRETDFKYGLSNGTVNPSTGAFTMNAIERHWDEQSAAADLHVTQPVEAWGLTHVFTAGVDYRYTNNGLTSGSAGLGSQTFDSAPGVAEPTIAQTADRDTTLEQRALYGEARVKPVAPLTLIVGGRLQGYDLDNRNNRTDVTDSKSEDGVFVPFLGAVVDLTGEISAYVSYSEAFQPQTNLSAAGDVIDPRESRQVEVGLKGGFLDDRLNLQVGVYRLVDTNRAMADPDNSGSSISAGKVVVKGVDAEVSGSVTENLELFAGYAYAYSDTRVAAANATSVYSTWTPKHTVNLRARYSFAEGDLEDLWVAGGMRAVSDYYTENTTSGARWTQDAYALFDAQVGYAFTEAVNATLTLNNIFDKTYYARAGNGSGTTFAYYGEPFNATFKITAKF, encoded by the coding sequence ATGACCTTCCCAAGCGCCCGCAGCTCCTGGCTCGTCGCCGGGGCCGCGGCTCTTCTCGGCGGCCTTGCGCCCGCCGCCGCCCACGCCCAGGCCGCCCCGGCGACGCAGGCGCAACCGGGCGGCTTCGCGATTCCGGCGCAGCCGCTCGGCGACGCGCTCGTCGCGTTCGGTCGCCAGTCGGGCTGGCAGGTGGCGGTGGACCCGGCGCTGGTCGCCGGGCGCAGCGCCCCGGCGGTGTCGGGCGCGCTCTCGCCCGAAACCGCGCTCGCCCGCCTGCTCGACGGCAGCGGTCTGATCTGGCGGCGCACCGCCGACGCCAGCGTGGTGGTCGAGCGTGTGGACGCGGGCGGGGCGATGGTGCTCGGCCAGGTGTCGGTGCAGGGGCAGTCGACGCAGGTCTCGCCCGACCCCGACGCCACCGAGGGCAGCCGCGCCTACGCGGTGAAGCGCGCGAGCGTGGGGCAGAAGGCGGCGGTGCCGCTCAAGGAGATCCCCCGGCAGGTGACGGTGATCCCGCACGCGCGGATCGAGGAGGAGAACCTCACCCGCCTGGAGGAGGCGATGCAGACCGCCACCGGCGTGACCCTGCTGCCGTCGGATTCCGGCCGCGGCGCGATCTTCCTGCGCGGATTCGAACTCGATACCTTCTCGATCGACGGTCTGCCCTCGACGGTGTCGAGCGCCTACGGCACCCAGCCCGATCTCTTCATGTTCGACCGCGTCGAGGTGCTGCGCGGCCCCTCCGGCCTGTTCGGCGGCGCGAGCGAGCCGGGCGGCACCGTCAACCTCGCGCGCAAGCGGGCGCTCGCCGAGCCGGGCGGCACCGCCGGCGCCAGCATCGGCTCGTGGAGCAGCTACCGCGGCGAGATGGACGTGACCTCGGCGCTCAACGCGGAGAAGACCGTGCGCGGCCGCCTCGTCGCCGCCTACGACAGCCGCGAGAGTTGGGTGAAGACCGCGGGCGTGGATTCCAAGCTCGTTTACGGCACCGTCGAGGTCGACCTCGATCCGGACACCACCCTGTCGATCGCCCTCTCCCACGACGAGAAGGACAAGTCGCCCGACGCGGGCCTGCCCGCCTACGCCAGCGGCGCGTTTCTCGACGTCGGCCGGTCGAGTTCGGTCAGTCCGGACTGGAACCGTTTCGACAGCACCGACAGTCAGGGCCTGATCGAACTGCAGCACCGCCTCGCAAGCGGTGGTGAGATCAAGGCGGCGACCCGCCTCGTCAACCGCGAAACCGATTTCAAGTATGGCCTCTCCAACGGCACCGTGAACCCGTCCACCGGCGCGTTCACCATGAACGCGATCGAGCGCCATTGGGACGAGCAGAGCGCCGCCGCCGATCTCCACGTCACCCAGCCGGTGGAGGCGTGGGGGCTGACCCACGTCTTCACCGCCGGCGTCGATTACCGCTACACCAACAACGGCCTGACCTCGGGCTCGGCCGGGCTCGGCAGCCAGACCTTCGACAGCGCGCCCGGGGTGGCCGAGCCGACGATCGCCCAGACCGCCGACCGCGACACCACCCTCGAACAGCGGGCGCTGTACGGCGAGGCGCGGGTCAAGCCGGTCGCGCCGCTGACCCTGATCGTGGGCGGCCGTCTGCAGGGCTACGACCTCGACAACCGCAACAACCGCACCGACGTGACCGACTCGAAGTCGGAGGACGGCGTGTTCGTGCCGTTCCTCGGCGCGGTCGTCGACCTCACCGGGGAGATCTCGGCCTACGTCAGCTATTCCGAGGCGTTCCAGCCGCAGACCAACCTCTCCGCCGCTGGCGACGTGATCGACCCGCGCGAAAGCCGCCAGGTCGAGGTCGGGCTGAAGGGCGGCTTCCTCGACGATCGGCTCAACCTCCAGGTCGGCGTCTACCGCCTCGTCGACACCAACCGCGCGATGGCCGACCCGGACAATTCGGGGTCGTCGATCTCGGCGGGCAAGGTGGTGGTGAAGGGCGTCGACGCCGAGGTGAGCGGCAGCGTCACCGAGAATCTCGAACTCTTCGCGGGTTACGCCTACGCCTATTCGGACACCCGCGTCGCCGCGGCCAACGCCACCAGCGTCTACAGCACCTGGACGCCGAAGCATACCGTCAACCTGCGCGCCCGCTACAGCTTCGCCGAGGGCGACCTCGAAGACCTCTGGGTCGCGGGCGGGATGCGCGCGGTTTCCGACTACTACACCGAGAACACCACCAGCGGCGCGCGCTGGACCCAGGACGCCTACGCCCTGTTCGACGCCCAGGTCGGCTACGCGTTCACCGAGGCGGTGAACGCCACCCTCACCCTCAACAACATCTTCGACAAGACCTACTACGCCCGTGCCGGAAACGGCTCCGGCACCACCTTCGCCTACTACGGCGAGCCCTTCAACGCGACCTTCAAGATCACGGCGAAGTTCTGA
- a CDS encoding Iron(III) dicitrate transport system permease protein FecD, with translation MDGVAMSAELTLSARYARVVGRRSALLAALGALTLVAFVADLATGAAGLPLAEVLRGLVEPGSLGRADRVVLWEIRLPAATMALAVGAALGLAGAEMQTALANPLASPFTLGVAHAATLGASLAIVWGFAAPGVGGAWSLPVMAFAFAMAATLLVQGLAARQGAGAQTVVLFGIALGFAANALLWLVQYLASADAVQQIVFWSMGSLARATWAHVGLVSAALALCLPLALRRAWAMTALRAGEEHARAIGIGVEGLRLAVLARVSVLAAVAVAFVGTIGFVGLVAPHVARMLLGEDHRFLLPGAALAGALMLSLASLASKAITPGTLLPVGIVTAIVGIPMFLGLLLVQGRRR, from the coding sequence TTGGACGGCGTTGCGATGAGCGCCGAACTCACCCTCTCGGCCCGCTACGCCCGCGTCGTCGGCCGCCGGTCGGCGCTGCTGGCGGCGCTCGGCGCGCTGACGCTGGTCGCCTTCGTCGCCGATCTCGCCACCGGCGCGGCGGGCCTGCCGCTCGCCGAGGTGTTGCGGGGGCTGGTCGAACCCGGAAGCCTCGGCCGCGCCGACCGGGTGGTGCTGTGGGAGATCCGCCTGCCCGCCGCGACCATGGCGCTCGCGGTCGGCGCGGCGCTCGGCCTCGCCGGGGCGGAGATGCAGACCGCGCTCGCCAACCCACTCGCCAGCCCGTTCACCCTCGGCGTTGCCCACGCCGCCACCCTCGGCGCGTCGCTCGCGATCGTGTGGGGATTCGCCGCGCCAGGTGTCGGCGGCGCGTGGAGCCTGCCGGTGATGGCGTTCGCGTTCGCGATGGCGGCGACCCTGCTGGTGCAGGGGCTCGCCGCGCGCCAGGGTGCGGGCGCGCAGACGGTGGTGCTGTTCGGCATCGCCCTCGGCTTCGCCGCCAACGCCCTGCTGTGGCTGGTGCAATACCTCGCGAGCGCCGACGCGGTGCAGCAGATCGTGTTCTGGAGCATGGGCAGCCTCGCCCGCGCCACCTGGGCGCACGTCGGCCTGGTTTCCGCCGCCCTCGCGCTCTGCCTGCCGCTGGCGCTGCGGCGCGCCTGGGCGATGACCGCCCTGCGCGCGGGCGAGGAGCACGCCCGCGCCATCGGCATCGGCGTCGAGGGTCTGCGCCTTGCGGTGCTGGCGCGGGTGAGCGTGCTCGCCGCGGTGGCGGTGGCGTTCGTCGGCACCATCGGCTTCGTCGGGCTGGTCGCGCCCCACGTCGCCCGGATGCTGCTGGGCGAGGATCATCGCTTCCTGCTGCCCGGGGCCGCGCTCGCCGGGGCGCTGATGCTGTCGCTCGCCTCGCTCGCGAGCAAGGCGATCACGCCCGGCACGCTGCTGCCGGTCGGCATCGTCACCGCGATCGTCGGCATTCCGATGTTTCTCGGCCTGCTACTGGTGCAGGGGAGGCGGCGATGA
- a CDS encoding ABC transporter, with product MTGLQIDSLSAAYGRRAVLDRLALPAIRPGEVVALLGANGAGKSTLLKGLAGVIRASGEVRLGAAPLLALAPAARARAVGYLPQNLPAASSLVAYEAVEGALRAVLPELPKRARDGRIETAFATLGLVGLALRRLDTLSGGQRQLVALAQVLARAPALMLLDEPTSALDLRWQLFVLEAVRDAARRDGAIGLVAIHDINLALRFADRVAVLKDGEVLAADTLTPDLLAAAYGVEARVETCSRGHRVVIADRALAAP from the coding sequence ATGACCGGTCTCCAGATCGACTCGCTGTCCGCCGCCTACGGCCGCCGCGCGGTGCTCGACCGCCTCGCCCTGCCCGCGATCCGCCCGGGCGAGGTGGTGGCGCTGCTGGGGGCCAACGGTGCGGGCAAGTCGACGCTGCTCAAGGGACTCGCCGGCGTGATCCGCGCCTCCGGCGAGGTCCGCCTCGGCGCCGCGCCGCTGCTCGCGCTCGCGCCCGCCGCGCGCGCCCGGGCGGTCGGCTACCTGCCGCAGAACCTTCCCGCGGCAAGCTCGCTGGTCGCCTACGAGGCGGTCGAGGGCGCGCTGCGCGCCGTCCTGCCGGAGCTGCCGAAACGCGCCCGCGACGGCCGCATCGAAACCGCCTTCGCCACCCTCGGGCTGGTGGGGCTGGCGCTGCGGCGGCTCGATACCCTCTCGGGAGGACAGCGCCAACTCGTCGCCCTCGCCCAGGTGCTCGCCCGCGCGCCCGCGCTGATGCTGCTCGACGAACCCACCAGCGCCCTCGACCTGCGCTGGCAGCTGTTCGTGCTCGAAGCGGTGCGCGACGCCGCGCGCCGCGACGGCGCGATCGGCCTGGTGGCGATCCACGACATCAACCTCGCGCTGCGCTTCGCCGACCGCGTCGCGGTGCTGAAGGACGGCGAAGTCCTCGCCGCCGACACCCTTACCCCCGATCTCCTCGCCGCCGCCTACGGCGTCGAGGCGCGGGTGGAAACCTGCTCCCGCGGCCATCGCGTGGTCATCGCCGATCGCGCCCTCGCCGCACCCTGA
- a CDS encoding putative esterase (Evidence 3 : Function proposed based on presence of conserved amino acid motif, structural feature or limited homology), giving the protein MRRFALALLLALTPGIPPAAADATRPVSLPGAFEFLLPLAEGEDYRVMVWRPPGDPPAAGWPAIVALDGDRTFLVLADLVRSQSRNPEATGVLPMVVVGIEAAEDARVRRARDFTPPGGDDPAGGGAEAFRAFLETAVKPTVSRVAPLDPARQALFGHSYGGLFALWTATRHPGDYAAYAAASPSLWWNRAALMAADLAPLARAKPTVLVTVAEYDQADDPWTDRPGHGEKLARRRMVDNARAFVARLHDAGVPVRFAEFAGETHGSTVPAAAARAARAVSHAFRSPSR; this is encoded by the coding sequence ATGCGACGGTTCGCTCTCGCACTTCTGCTCGCGCTGACGCCGGGGATTCCCCCGGCGGCGGCCGACGCGACGCGTCCGGTTTCGCTGCCGGGCGCTTTCGAGTTTCTGCTGCCCCTCGCGGAGGGGGAGGACTACCGGGTGATGGTGTGGCGGCCGCCGGGCGATCCGCCCGCAGCGGGGTGGCCCGCGATCGTCGCCCTCGACGGCGACCGCACCTTCCTCGTTCTTGCCGATCTGGTGCGCAGCCAGAGCCGCAATCCCGAGGCCACCGGCGTGCTGCCGATGGTGGTGGTGGGGATCGAGGCGGCCGAAGACGCGCGGGTCCGCCGGGCGCGGGACTTCACCCCGCCCGGCGGCGACGATCCCGCCGGGGGCGGTGCGGAGGCGTTCCGCGCCTTTCTCGAAACCGCGGTGAAGCCGACGGTCTCCCGCGTCGCGCCGCTCGACCCGGCGCGGCAGGCGCTGTTCGGACACTCCTACGGCGGCCTGTTCGCGCTCTGGACCGCCACCCGCCACCCCGGCGACTACGCCGCCTACGCCGCCGCCAGCCCGTCGCTGTGGTGGAACCGCGCGGCGCTGATGGCCGCCGATCTCGCGCCCCTCGCGCGGGCGAAGCCGACGGTGCTGGTGACGGTGGCGGAATACGACCAGGCCGACGATCCGTGGACCGACCGCCCCGGCCACGGCGAAAAGCTCGCCCGCCGCCGCATGGTCGACAACGCCCGAGCCTTCGTCGCCCGCCTGCATGACGCGGGCGTGCCGGTCCGGTTCGCCGAGTTCGCGGGCGAAACCCACGGCTCGACCGTTCCCGCCGCCGCCGCGCGTGCCGCGCGCGCCGTCTCCCACGCGTTCCGGAGTCCGTCCCGATGA
- a CDS encoding conserved exported hypothetical protein (Evidence 4 : Homologs of previously reported genes of unknown function): MIRPLLFVLALLLPLSSALAREVVDLAGRTVTLPERIERIVLGEGRMLIALGVVRAGDPTRGVVGMMGEYPLLDPAGWALWRKHFPALDRVPLVGKASGDTFDAEAAIALKPDLAIFGLAGHGPGPQATATIARLEAAGVAVVFVDFFKDPLVHTPKSIRLLGEILDDRARAAAFADAYAAALAAVDARVARTADRPLVFVENRVGLQADCCATVGRTVIGDLVERAGGRNLGSGLIPGNTGLVSLELLLTRQPDVYLGTAIGNPLSAATQAARIQAGPGVSAEAARASLAASLARPGIAELDAVRAGRAYALWHHFFHSPFNVVAVQAMAKMFHPQAFADLDPVETLADMLGRFQPFVAEGAYWTALR, translated from the coding sequence ATGATCCGTCCGTTGCTGTTCGTCCTCGCCCTGCTGTTGCCGCTCTCCTCCGCCCTCGCGCGCGAGGTCGTCGATCTCGCGGGACGTACCGTGACCCTGCCGGAGCGGATCGAGCGGATCGTTCTCGGCGAGGGCCGGATGCTGATCGCGCTCGGCGTAGTGCGCGCGGGCGACCCCACCCGCGGCGTCGTCGGAATGATGGGCGAGTATCCGCTGCTCGATCCGGCGGGCTGGGCGTTGTGGCGCAAGCATTTCCCGGCGCTCGACCGGGTGCCGCTTGTCGGCAAGGCCTCCGGCGACACCTTCGACGCCGAGGCGGCGATCGCGCTCAAGCCCGACCTCGCGATCTTCGGCCTTGCCGGACACGGGCCGGGTCCGCAGGCGACCGCGACGATCGCGCGCCTGGAGGCCGCGGGCGTGGCGGTGGTGTTCGTCGACTTCTTCAAGGATCCGCTCGTTCACACGCCGAAAAGCATCCGCCTGCTCGGCGAGATCCTCGACGATCGGGCGCGCGCCGCGGCGTTCGCCGATGCCTACGCCGCCGCGCTGGCGGCGGTGGACGCGCGCGTCGCCCGCACCGCCGACCGGCCGCTGGTGTTCGTCGAGAATCGCGTCGGCCTGCAGGCGGACTGTTGCGCCACCGTCGGCAGGACGGTGATCGGCGATCTCGTCGAACGTGCGGGCGGGCGCAACCTCGGCAGCGGCCTGATTCCCGGCAACACCGGGCTGGTCAGTCTCGAACTGCTGCTCACCCGCCAGCCCGACGTCTATCTCGGCACCGCGATCGGCAATCCGCTCTCCGCCGCCACCCAGGCCGCGCGCATCCAGGCGGGGCCGGGGGTTTCGGCGGAGGCGGCGCGGGCGAGTCTCGCCGCCAGTCTCGCCCGCCCCGGCATCGCCGAGCTCGACGCGGTGCGCGCGGGCCGCGCCTACGCCCTCTGGCACCATTTCTTCCATTCGCCGTTCAACGTCGTGGCGGTGCAGGCGATGGCGAAGATGTTCCATCCGCAGGCGTTCGCCGATCTCGACCCGGTGGAAACCCTCGCCGACATGCTCGGCCGGTTCCAGCCGTTCGTCGCCGAGGGCGCGTATTGGACGGCGTTGCGATGA